In bacterium, the following are encoded in one genomic region:
- a CDS encoding alpha/beta hydrolase: MILTEEEIEIDGISYRYLHGGKSGGIPILFLHGWGSKAESYRKASTFFPDDFPEIVIPNLPGFGFAPVPSTIWGIKEYTDWVNKLIQKLGWSKLFLAGHSFGGRLTIYIASHQPELLSGIILYATAGTTRRNQKRLSFFNIIAKLGKAILSLPGLHFIYPIAEKTLYKLVGNTDYLYAGEKREIFKKVINEDLSGLVKDIFVPTKLLWGKDDFQTPLADAEYIHQNIKGSELKVISGEGHIMHSRNPELFAKEFSELVAKLLSETSHGK, from the coding sequence ATGATACTAACGGAAGAAGAAATCGAAATCGACGGTATTTCATATCGTTATTTGCATGGCGGAAAAAGCGGTGGAATTCCGATTTTGTTTTTACATGGCTGGGGCAGTAAGGCGGAAAGCTACCGAAAAGCGAGCACTTTTTTTCCGGATGATTTTCCGGAAATTGTTATTCCCAATCTTCCTGGTTTTGGATTTGCCCCGGTACCGAGCACAATTTGGGGTATTAAAGAATACACTGACTGGGTAAACAAGCTCATTCAAAAACTTGGCTGGTCAAAACTGTTTTTGGCTGGACATTCATTTGGCGGTCGTTTGACTATATATATTGCTTCTCATCAGCCGGAGTTGTTATCGGGAATTATTTTATACGCCACGGCGGGAACAACAAGGCGCAACCAAAAAAGACTCTCATTCTTTAATATTATCGCCAAATTAGGAAAGGCGATATTGAGTTTGCCAGGGCTTCATTTTATTTATCCAATCGCGGAAAAAACTCTATACAAATTAGTTGGCAACACAGATTACTTGTATGCGGGAGAAAAACGCGAAATATTCAAAAAAGTTATTAACGAGGACCTTTCTGGGTTAGTAAAAGATATTTTTGTTCCAACGAAGCTCCTTTGGGGAAAAGATGATTTTCAAACACCGCTCGCCGATGCCGAATATATTCATCAAAACATAAAGGGTTCGGAACTTAAGGTAATCTCTGGCGAGGGGCATATTATGCACTCGAGAAATCCGGAACTGTTTGCAAAAGAATTTTCCGAATTGGTTGCTAAATTATTGAGTGAAACAAGCCATGGTAAATAG